One genomic region from Bacteroidia bacterium encodes:
- a CDS encoding T9SS type A sorting domain-containing protein: MIRIHLFVCLFLLGFVSTAQSNFVPNPGFESVSNCSATVNVLNCTPWFKPTDGTPDNFHQCFTNSCCTVPANGLGYQNPNTGMGYAGIGVHGGGSYREYLEVQLLDSLIAGKLYCVQFYISFADSYSGYGIDAIGAFFATDTVQATGWLNLPYVPQIENTLGNCISDTTNWVLISDTFIASGGECFIVIGNFRDDIGTDTSCIYSTDPLSYLFIDDVVVTDCGWSGVEEETSVGFIDVYPNPSVGVFNCYSSIDIESMEVFDMQGRLIFGKTDVGASDYELDLSGQPDGLYLLKVHSDKGVISKRLILVQ, from the coding sequence ATGATACGTATCCATCTGTTTGTTTGTCTTTTTCTGTTAGGGTTTGTCTCAACGGCGCAGTCTAATTTTGTGCCAAATCCGGGTTTTGAAAGCGTCAGCAACTGTTCTGCTACGGTTAATGTATTAAATTGTACTCCTTGGTTCAAACCAACTGACGGCACTCCCGATAATTTCCATCAATGTTTTACAAATAGTTGCTGTACCGTTCCAGCAAATGGATTGGGGTATCAAAATCCCAATACGGGCATGGGGTACGCCGGAATTGGGGTTCATGGGGGAGGTAGTTACAGAGAGTACCTGGAAGTTCAACTTTTAGATTCCCTGATTGCCGGGAAGTTGTATTGCGTTCAGTTTTATATTTCGTTTGCGGATAGTTATTCTGGATATGGAATAGATGCTATTGGGGCATTTTTTGCCACGGATACGGTGCAGGCTACTGGTTGGTTGAACTTGCCATATGTTCCGCAGATAGAAAACACGCTTGGAAATTGTATCTCTGACACCACAAATTGGGTATTAATCTCTGACACGTTTATTGCTAGCGGCGGTGAATGTTTTATAGTTATTGGGAATTTCAGGGATGACATAGGTACGGACACTTCGTGTATTTACTCCACTGATCCGCTAAGCTATTTGTTTATCGATGACGTTGTGGTTACGGATTGTGGGTGGTCAGGAGTGGAGGAAGAAACCTCTGTGGGCTTTATCGATGTTTATCCCAATCCCTCAGTTGGAGTATTCAATTGCTACTCATCCATTGACATAGAATCGATGGAGGTCTTTGATATGCAGGGAAGATTAATCTTCGGTAAAACGGATGTTGGAGCTTCAGATTATGAGCTTGATCTTTCTGGACAGCCGGACGGGTTGTATTTGCTCAAAGTTCACTCGGATAAGGGAGTAATTTCAAAGCGACTTATTTTAGTCCAATAA
- a CDS encoding T9SS type A sorting domain-containing protein: MGYAGIIVHGGNDSREYIETSLLDTLIAGKVYCVQFYVSTANISGHGIDLIGAYFSNDTILTTGFNNLPYLPQVSHLQGSCIGDTSNWVLISGSFVAAGGERYITIGNFSNDVGTDTSCFIASWPPATYFYIDDVSVIDCGWSGLDESTNDFNVSVFPNPAQGEITLEFNSSIPYETTFEIVNVAGQKVLSAILKKNTNLHKLNLEGLNPGIYMYRIIASGEIIWKEKVVIAE, encoded by the coding sequence ATGGGCTACGCGGGGATCATCGTCCATGGTGGAAATGATTCAAGGGAGTATATTGAAACCTCATTGCTTGATACACTAATTGCTGGCAAGGTTTACTGTGTGCAGTTTTATGTGTCGACCGCGAACATTTCAGGACATGGGATTGATCTGATTGGGGCTTATTTTTCAAACGACACAATTCTCACCACAGGTTTTAATAATCTGCCATATTTACCACAAGTCTCGCATTTACAAGGAAGCTGTATCGGTGACACTTCTAATTGGGTCCTGATTTCAGGAAGTTTTGTAGCGGCCGGAGGGGAGCGATATATTACAATAGGTAATTTTAGCAATGATGTCGGTACTGATACTTCATGCTTTATAGCCTCTTGGCCTCCTGCAACATATTTCTACATCGACGACGTTTCGGTTATTGACTGTGGCTGGTCTGGACTAGATGAAAGCACAAATGATTTTAACGTGAGTGTATTTCCAAATCCTGCGCAGGGTGAAATTACACTGGAGTTTAATTCAAGTATTCCTTATGAAACCACTTTTGAAATTGTGAATGTTGCAGGACAGAAAGTGTTGTCAGCGATCCTGAAGAAAAACACTAATCTTCACAAGCTTAATCTGGAGGGGTTGAATCCTGGGATTTACATGTACAGGATAATCGCCTCGGGGGAAATCATCTGGAAAGAAAAGGTTGTGATTGCAGAGTAG
- a CDS encoding T9SS type A sorting domain-containing protein: MVLNVLNNNISARNAGVFLQFGQAQTHNINNNIINATTIAGIYCLDNGGADLTIKLNTLTAPSPPFNTAMGVRVENATMLPIDVKIGQNTINMFKVGVYMNNLTTLTFRPEARYNIINFPATVFSPRYGIIARMSDNVFIDVNTVTKVGGAPTGATYTRYFGAYVENCIQSTVSNNTFTRMGNGVVMDINNAGSKLTCNNFTSNWYPFNFGFGSGGSEIGDQYIPSNPNDNLYLTAPGSGFDLTGTIFPTPIQWYFRPIPLFNLTSNTANLTPNPSFNQTACDAVGPPSIIQRENDFGQIVRNQFSFPQNDPENKLWGWKKAYRFFKNNPSMLILGAPDDSTYQNFFLLHQAGNVGALQQVTDLIEIEDFNSASNMSSTVNPNYSAELNRKEVNRIYLSTWALGVEHFSVADSAMLYNIAYLDPVIGGDAVYSARAMLRLLIEPVPFNARMQQVTFAQDDKGNGRIYPNPTTGKTQLEFVVEEGIHASLEIFSITGQRILSISLGENEAFHQLDLGGISPGVYLYKVISAEEVIVTDKIIIVE, translated from the coding sequence GTGGTACTGAATGTGCTGAACAACAACATTTCAGCACGAAATGCAGGTGTTTTCCTTCAGTTCGGTCAGGCGCAGACTCACAACATTAATAATAACATAATAAATGCTACCACAATTGCAGGGATCTATTGCCTTGACAATGGTGGTGCTGATCTTACCATTAAACTCAACACGCTCACGGCACCCTCGCCGCCTTTCAATACTGCAATGGGTGTACGAGTGGAAAATGCCACCATGCTTCCGATTGACGTAAAGATCGGTCAGAATACGATCAACATGTTCAAGGTGGGTGTCTATATGAATAATCTCACCACCCTTACATTCAGACCGGAGGCCCGCTACAATATCATTAATTTCCCGGCCACAGTCTTTTCTCCCCGTTATGGGATCATTGCCCGGATGAGCGACAATGTTTTTATTGATGTGAACACTGTCACAAAGGTAGGCGGTGCTCCTACCGGCGCTACTTACACCCGATACTTTGGGGCTTATGTGGAGAACTGCATTCAGTCCACAGTGAGTAACAATACTTTCACTAGAATGGGGAATGGGGTGGTGATGGATATAAATAATGCCGGTAGCAAACTCACCTGTAACAATTTCACAAGCAACTGGTATCCATTCAATTTCGGATTCGGAAGTGGTGGCTCGGAGATTGGTGACCAGTACATACCATCCAATCCCAATGATAACCTCTACCTGACTGCCCCTGGAAGCGGATTTGACTTGACCGGGACTATATTCCCTACTCCTATTCAATGGTATTTCAGACCTATTCCCTTGTTCAATCTAACAAGTAATACCGCAAATTTAACCCCCAATCCTAGTTTTAACCAAACAGCTTGTGATGCTGTTGGCCCACCTTCAATTATTCAGCGTGAGAATGATTTCGGTCAAATTGTAAGAAATCAATTTTCTTTCCCGCAAAATGATCCAGAGAATAAATTGTGGGGATGGAAAAAGGCTTACAGGTTTTTCAAAAATAATCCAAGTATGCTGATTCTTGGTGCTCCAGACGATAGCACATACCAGAACTTCTTCTTACTACATCAGGCGGGCAATGTTGGAGCCTTGCAGCAAGTAACGGACCTGATCGAGATTGAAGATTTTAATTCAGCAAGTAATATGAGTTCAACAGTTAATCCAAATTACAGTGCCGAGTTGAACAGGAAGGAAGTCAACCGGATTTATCTGTCAACTTGGGCATTAGGAGTAGAACATTTCAGTGTAGCGGATTCAGCCATGCTGTATAACATTGCTTACCTAGACCCTGTAATAGGTGGAGATGCCGTTTATAGCGCAAGGGCTATGCTTAGGTTGCTGATCGAGCCAGTTCCTTTTAATGCAAGAATGCAGCAGGTCACATTCGCTCAGGATGACAAAGGCAATGGAAGGATTTATCCTAACCCAACAACCGGGAAAACTCAATTGGAATTTGTCGTCGAAGAAGGGATTCATGCATCGCTGGAAATTTTCTCCATTACTGGGCAAAGGATTCTCTCAATTAGCCTTGGAGAAAACGAAGCATTTCACCAACTTGATCTGGGAGGTATTAGCCCGGGAGTTTATCTCTATAAGGTAATATCAGCTGAAGAAGTCATTGTAACGGACAAAATCATTATTGTAGAATAG
- a CDS encoding T9SS type A sorting domain-containing protein, translating into MVPRLNGPSLNCGLPAKDGVWISGHIKVNIYYVQHTYPGNGNYLITTSIPTRNNPIVNMSNPINTPVDFSAYLIISSFFGVNNSPDFSSLPIDTGVLYQPFQYTMGCTDPIDGDSLAFTMIPCLNTTGYFFPPGTSVNPLTGDLLWNSPQPAPQPPYDYPQHYSYAIQVTEYRRISNVYYQIGYCMQDVFVDVLFSVSIPEFENNFISIYPNPSAGVFNLHGSSDIRLLEVVDMQGRVILSSANISSPDYVLDLTGQDDGLYFLRIHTGGGITYKRIVLAR; encoded by the coding sequence ATGGTCCCGAGGTTAAACGGCCCTTCACTCAACTGTGGTCTTCCGGCAAAAGATGGCGTATGGATAAGCGGCCATATTAAGGTTAATATTTATTACGTTCAGCATACTTATCCGGGAAATGGGAATTACCTAATTACAACCAGTATTCCGACCAGGAACAACCCAATTGTGAATATGAGTAATCCAATCAATACTCCGGTTGATTTTAGTGCTTACCTTATTATTAGTTCCTTCTTTGGGGTTAATAACTCACCGGATTTCAGTTCGCTTCCTATTGATACGGGGGTCTTGTACCAGCCGTTCCAGTATACTATGGGATGTACCGATCCTATTGACGGAGACAGTCTGGCCTTTACCATGATCCCCTGTCTAAATACGACCGGATACTTTTTTCCTCCGGGAACATCGGTCAATCCCCTTACGGGGGATCTGTTATGGAACAGCCCTCAACCTGCCCCGCAACCGCCATACGATTATCCACAGCATTACAGCTATGCTATTCAGGTGACGGAATACAGGAGAATTAGCAATGTGTATTATCAGATCGGGTACTGTATGCAGGATGTCTTTGTCGACGTGCTTTTTTCTGTATCCATTCCTGAGTTTGAAAATAATTTCATCTCGATCTATCCCAACCCATCTGCTGGTGTATTTAACCTTCACGGATCTTCGGACATACGATTGCTGGAGGTTGTTGATATGCAGGGTAGGGTGATCCTCAGTAGTGCGAATATTAGTTCACCTGATTATGTCCTTGATCTTACCGGTCAAGACGACGGGCTGTATTTTCTCAGAATTCATACAGGTGGAGGTATTACTTATAAGAGGATCGTTTTAGCACGCTGA